One Sulfolobales archaeon genomic region harbors:
- a CDS encoding SDR family oxidoreductase, translating to MDLGLKGKVALVTASTKGIGFGVARVLVEEGVNVVITSRNRENVEQAVARLKGISGSEVFGVTADLRSRADIENLVKQALDRFGRIDILVYNTGPPKLGTFMELSFEDWEDAVKLLLLSAVWLTKLVIPGMIERGWGRLIYITSSTLKQILPNIVLSNTVRLGIAGLVKSLAVELGPKGITANGIMQGHIETERVIRIAEDLAARNKISVDEALRYLARDIPLGRLGKPEEIGYLAAFLASDKASYINGAMILIDGGYVRAVL from the coding sequence GTGGATCTAGGTTTAAAGGGTAAGGTAGCCCTTGTAACAGCATCTACAAAGGGGATCGGATTTGGCGTAGCAAGGGTTCTAGTAGAGGAGGGAGTAAATGTGGTTATAACCTCGAGGAATAGGGAGAATGTGGAGCAGGCTGTAGCTAGGTTAAAGGGGATCTCAGGCTCTGAGGTTTTCGGTGTGACAGCTGATCTCAGGTCTAGGGCGGATATAGAGAACCTAGTTAAGCAGGCACTAGATAGATTTGGAAGAATAGATATCCTGGTATATAATACTGGCCCTCCAAAGCTGGGAACCTTTATGGAGCTTAGCTTCGAGGATTGGGAAGATGCTGTAAAGCTTCTCCTACTAAGCGCTGTATGGCTAACAAAGCTGGTTATTCCCGGAATGATTGAGAGGGGGTGGGGAAGGCTGATATATATTACATCAAGCACGCTTAAACAGATCCTTCCAAACATAGTTCTATCCAACACCGTGAGACTAGGTATCGCAGGGCTGGTGAAATCCCTAGCAGTTGAGCTCGGTCCAAAGGGGATAACTGCTAACGGGATTATGCAAGGGCATATAGAGACTGAGAGAGTTATAAGGATCGCTGAAGATCTAGCAGCTAGAAATAAAATATCGGTTGATGAAGCACTTAGATACCTAGCTAGAGACATACCTCTGGGAAGGCTTGGAAAGCCAGAGGAGATAGGCTATTTAGCAGCCTTCCTAGCAAGCGATAAAGCCTCATATATCAATGGAGCTATGATATTGATAGACGGTGGCTATGTAAGAGCCGTGCTATAA
- a CDS encoding AAA family ATPase, whose protein sequence is MGHRCLVIAISGPPGSGKSTLASAIARRLGLRYHSTGAIFRRIASEKGVSVEELDRIAEKDPSIDLAIDNKAKEEAMRGSVVVEGHIATWMVKDYADLLVYVTAPIETRAKRVAARDGISIEEARRRIEIREESMRRRFKNLYSIDISDLSIHDIIINTERIDVDTMVKIVLTAIEEIIRNKNVQILCSQ, encoded by the coding sequence ATGGGCCATAGATGTTTAGTAATAGCTATTAGCGGCCCCCCAGGCTCGGGAAAATCCACCCTCGCATCCGCAATAGCTAGGAGACTTGGGTTAAGATACCACTCTACAGGAGCTATATTTAGGAGGATCGCATCTGAAAAGGGCGTCTCTGTTGAGGAGCTTGATAGGATTGCGGAGAAGGATCCTTCTATAGATCTAGCGATAGATAATAAAGCGAAGGAAGAGGCTATGAGAGGGAGTGTAGTTGTAGAGGGGCATATAGCTACATGGATGGTGAAGGACTATGCAGATCTCCTAGTATATGTCACAGCCCCCATCGAGACAAGGGCTAAGAGGGTTGCTGCTAGAGACGGCATATCTATTGAGGAGGCGAGAAGGAGGATCGAGATTAGGGAGGAGTCTATGAGGAGGAGATTTAAAAACCTATACTCGATAGATATAAGCGATCTTAGCATTCACGATATCATAATAAATACCGAGAGAATCGATGTCGATACCATGGTAAAGATAGTGTTAACAGCTATAGAAGAGATTATAAGAAATAAAAATGTACAGATACTCTGTTCCCAGTAA
- a CDS encoding 50S ribosomal protein L34e: protein MVSPRLRSRSLKRIKRRTPGGRSVVHYERIKRSVARCGRCGAQLNGVPRDTRDLRVLPKSSKRPNRVFGGVLCHRCVEEIYKEIIRSTSHGP, encoded by the coding sequence ATGGTAAGTCCAAGGCTTCGCTCAAGATCCCTTAAGAGGATTAAAAGGAGAACACCTGGGGGTAGAAGTGTTGTTCACTATGAAAGGATCAAGAGATCTGTTGCTCGATGTGGCAGATGCGGTGCACAGTTAAACGGTGTTCCAAGAGATACTAGGGATCTTAGGGTGCTCCCAAAAAGCTCTAAGAGGCCTAACAGGGTTTTTGGCGGCGTGCTATGCCATAGATGTGTTGAGGAGATCTATAAGGAGATTATAAGGAGCACTAGCCATGGGCCATAG
- the leuD gene encoding 3-isopropylmalate dehydratase small subunit, with amino-acid sequence MAIKIIEGKVAPLPIENIDTDQIIPAQFLKISKREGLGKYLFYRWRYDEQGRPKEGFILDDPRYSGASILVTGRNFGIGSSREHAVWALIDYGIKAIIAPSFGDIFYENAARNGLVCVKVKEEIAKEIIEEALRREVYARIDLENKTLSYLGKNISFEIEENVRKRLILGLDDIGLTLEFYEEAIRRYEEKMGSYIKIRKGIFTPL; translated from the coding sequence ATGGCGATCAAAATTATAGAGGGTAAGGTAGCTCCACTACCTATTGAGAACATAGATACGGATCAGATAATCCCAGCACAGTTCTTGAAGATAAGTAAGAGGGAGGGGCTGGGGAAATACCTTTTCTATAGGTGGAGATATGATGAGCAAGGCCGTCCGAAGGAGGGATTCATACTAGATGATCCCAGATATTCAGGGGCATCGATCCTTGTTACAGGTAGAAACTTCGGAATAGGATCATCGAGGGAACACGCGGTTTGGGCACTAATAGACTATGGGATAAAGGCTATCATAGCACCATCGTTTGGCGATATATTCTATGAAAACGCAGCTAGAAACGGCCTTGTATGTGTGAAGGTTAAGGAGGAAATCGCAAAAGAGATTATAGAGGAGGCTTTAAGGAGAGAGGTATATGCTAGAATAGATCTTGAGAATAAGACCCTCTCATATCTTGGAAAAAACATTAGCTTTGAGATTGAGGAAAATGTGAGAAAAAGGCTTATACTCGGCTTAGACGACATAGGATTAACACTAGAATTCTATGAAGAGGCGATAAGAAGATATGAAGAGAAAATGGGAAGCTATATAAAAATCAGAAAAGGGATCTTCACACCGTTGTAG
- the leuC gene encoding 3-isopropylmalate dehydratase large subunit produces MARGVYMGLTIYEKIWDMHKIASDGDRDLLYIDRHYIHEVTSPVAFERIRIRGRSVRRPDLTIAIMDHNVPTGDRTAPITDPLSLEQMETLRKNAYQYGIMLLDYYSPYQGIVHVVGPELGLTLPGMTIACGDSHTMTHGALGALAFGIGTSEVEHVLATQTLWVKKPMAMEIRLRGRPGKGVMSKDIALALIGAIGTGGAIGYIVEFRGDYIESINVEERMTLTNMATEAGARSAIISPDEKTIEYIRGRPFAPAGEEFDELAKFWRSLSTDPGAYFHKTFEMDVSKIEPQVTWGTTPAMVASVNDTIPDPSSFEDRVVRASVERALKYMGLKPGMRITEIKIDRVFIGSCTNARLYDLIQAARVIKGKKVKSGVRAMVVPGSQLVKRQAERLGLHRIFIEAGFEWRNSGCSLCIGMNEDRLSPGERCASTSNRNFENRQGPGGRTHLVSPLMAAAAAIEGRFVDVRDFEILPLEEIVDLDLLEKLGYGWMLR; encoded by the coding sequence GTGGCTAGGGGTGTCTATATGGGGCTTACCATATATGAGAAGATATGGGATATGCATAAAATAGCTAGTGATGGTGATAGAGATCTTCTATATATAGATAGGCACTATATACACGAGGTCACCTCACCCGTTGCATTCGAGAGAATAAGAATCCGTGGTAGAAGTGTTAGGAGACCGGATCTAACCATAGCTATTATGGATCACAATGTTCCTACAGGGGATAGGACAGCGCCAATAACAGATCCCCTCTCACTAGAGCAGATGGAGACTCTGAGGAAAAATGCTTATCAATATGGCATAATGCTTCTAGACTATTACAGCCCCTACCAAGGCATAGTACATGTTGTTGGTCCAGAGCTTGGATTAACACTACCAGGGATGACTATAGCATGTGGGGATAGCCATACAATGACCCATGGAGCCCTAGGAGCACTAGCCTTTGGGATAGGTACTAGCGAGGTAGAGCATGTTCTAGCAACACAGACTCTATGGGTTAAAAAGCCGATGGCTATGGAGATCAGGCTTAGGGGTAGGCCGGGAAAAGGGGTTATGTCTAAAGATATAGCTCTAGCCCTTATAGGGGCTATAGGTACTGGTGGAGCTATAGGCTATATAGTGGAGTTTAGGGGGGACTATATAGAATCTATAAATGTTGAGGAGAGGATGACACTCACCAACATGGCGACCGAGGCTGGGGCTAGGAGCGCTATTATATCACCAGATGAGAAGACCATCGAATATATACGTGGAAGACCTTTTGCCCCTGCTGGCGAGGAATTTGATGAGCTAGCTAAGTTCTGGAGATCGCTATCAACGGATCCTGGTGCGTATTTCCATAAAACATTTGAGATGGATGTCTCGAAGATAGAGCCTCAGGTGACTTGGGGAACAACCCCTGCTATGGTAGCTAGTGTAAACGATACAATACCAGATCCCAGCTCGTTTGAGGATAGGGTTGTAAGGGCATCTGTTGAGAGGGCTCTAAAGTATATGGGTCTCAAGCCCGGGATGAGGATAACAGAGATTAAAATAGATAGGGTCTTCATAGGGTCTTGTACTAATGCAAGGCTCTATGATTTGATACAAGCGGCAAGGGTTATAAAGGGGAAGAAGGTTAAAAGCGGTGTGAGAGCCATGGTGGTTCCTGGCTCACAGCTTGTTAAGAGACAGGCTGAGAGGCTAGGGCTCCACAGGATCTTCATAGAGGCTGGCTTTGAATGGAGGAACTCGGGGTGTAGCCTGTGTATAGGTATGAATGAAGATAGATTATCCCCTGGCGAGCGCTGTGCTAGTACCTCTAATAGGAACTTTGAAAATAGGCAGGGGCCTGGTGGAAGGACTCATCTAGTCAGCCCGTTAATGGCTGCGGCCGCAGCTATTGAGGGTAGATTTGTTGATGTAAGGGATTTCGAGATCCTACCGTTGGAAGAGATAGTGGATCTAGATCTTCTTGAGAAGCTAGGGTATGGCTGGATGTTAAGGTGA
- a CDS encoding isocitrate/isopropylmalate dehydrogenase family protein has protein sequence MMYRIAWIKGDGIGPEISEATLNVIYTAERIYGVSFEILFYDAGDECLKRRGTPLPEETIEGIKRADASIKGPVGETAADVIVRLRQMLDLYANIRPVKSYQGVKSIGQVDLVIVRENTEDLYKGYEFEVGDAVVALRIISEKASRRIARVAGELAINRRRHVTIVHKANVLRKSCGLFLRVAREELSRYNVIVRDMLVDAASMALIRDPESFDVILTTNMFGDILSDEAAQVAGSIGLAPSGNMGDGIAIFEPVHGAAPDIAGKGIANPYAMILSAAMMFEWLGRRKSDKRLIDMSKALERAVEIAIVRGCKTPDIGGDMKTAEVGGCVADIMAKEQYSG, from the coding sequence ATGATGTATAGGATAGCATGGATAAAGGGTGATGGGATAGGTCCTGAGATATCGGAGGCCACACTTAATGTTATATATACTGCTGAGAGGATATATGGTGTTTCATTCGAAATACTATTCTATGATGCTGGTGATGAGTGTTTAAAGAGGAGGGGGACGCCTTTGCCTGAGGAGACTATAGAGGGTATTAAAAGAGCTGATGCCTCTATTAAAGGGCCTGTGGGGGAGACGGCTGCTGATGTTATAGTAAGGCTTAGACAGATGCTAGATCTATATGCGAATATAAGGCCTGTAAAGAGCTATCAAGGTGTGAAGAGCATAGGACAGGTAGATCTAGTTATTGTGAGGGAGAATACAGAGGATCTATATAAGGGCTATGAATTCGAGGTTGGAGACGCAGTTGTAGCATTAAGGATCATTAGCGAGAAGGCGAGCAGAAGAATAGCTAGGGTAGCCGGCGAGCTTGCTATAAATAGGAGGCGGCATGTAACTATAGTGCATAAGGCTAATGTACTTAGAAAGAGCTGCGGGCTATTCCTAAGAGTAGCTAGGGAGGAGCTATCTAGGTACAACGTTATAGTTAGGGATATGCTTGTAGATGCTGCTAGCATGGCTTTGATAAGGGATCCAGAGTCTTTCGATGTTATTCTAACAACAAACATGTTTGGAGATATATTAAGTGATGAAGCAGCCCAGGTTGCTGGGAGCATAGGTCTAGCTCCCTCAGGGAATATGGGGGATGGGATAGCGATCTTCGAGCCTGTGCATGGTGCAGCACCAGACATAGCTGGTAAGGGTATAGCGAATCCATATGCAATGATACTCTCAGCAGCTATGATGTTTGAATGGCTTGGGAGGAGGAAATCGGATAAGAGGCTTATAGATATGTCAAAGGCTTTGGAGAGGGCTGTTGAGATAGCAATAGTTAGGGGCTGTAAAACCCCGGACATAGGCGGTGATATGAAGACAGCCGAAGTAGGAGGCTGTGTAGCAGATATAATGGCTAAGGAGCAATATAGTGGCTAG
- a CDS encoding 2-isopropylmalate synthase, protein MFDTTLRDGEQTPGVALTVDEKIRIAQALDELGVDVIEAGFPITSPGEFEAVKRIARLGLNAKICALARTNVKDMEQAIDADVDRVHVFIATSDLHLKYKLGITREEALRRAVEAVEYLKSHGVEIEFSAEDATRSDPEFLKQIYSAVVDAGAEYLDIPDTVGVATPELIENLVRTIVGVSRGRIVSVHCHNDFGLATANSIAGVRAGARQVHVTINGIGERAGNASLEEVVMVLKLLYGYEVNIRTEKLVEVSNLVSRLTGIPVQPNKAIVGRNAFGHESGIHTHGILRNPATYEPFPPELVGARRWLAVGKHAGSHGIRARLEELGFRVDESQLKAIVARVKSLGDMGRRVTDKDLISIAREVLGIREHGEGEIARLSGIEVYTSELGVATAIKVLIKGDNTVFHGKGRSGFEAILDAAANMLRGYGIRIKDHEIRVGRAGSVDVEAIVTIEDAGGRTITTSSIRPDMYWAFAEAVVEALNIALSYKDSRG, encoded by the coding sequence ATATTCGATACAACTCTACGGGATGGAGAGCAAACCCCAGGTGTGGCTTTAACTGTTGATGAGAAGATCAGGATAGCTCAAGCTCTTGATGAGCTAGGGGTAGATGTTATAGAGGCTGGCTTCCCTATAACCAGTCCTGGTGAGTTCGAGGCTGTTAAGCGGATAGCCCGTCTTGGTTTAAATGCTAAGATCTGTGCGTTGGCTAGAACTAATGTAAAGGATATGGAACAGGCTATTGATGCTGATGTTGATAGGGTTCATGTATTTATCGCAACATCGGATCTTCATCTAAAATATAAGCTTGGAATTACTAGGGAAGAGGCTCTGAGGAGGGCTGTTGAGGCTGTTGAATACCTTAAATCCCATGGTGTTGAGATCGAATTCTCTGCTGAGGATGCCACGAGAAGCGATCCTGAGTTTCTGAAGCAGATATACTCAGCAGTTGTTGATGCAGGAGCTGAATATCTGGATATACCAGATACTGTTGGTGTAGCAACACCAGAGCTCATTGAGAACCTTGTGAGAACCATCGTAGGTGTTTCTAGAGGAAGGATAGTTAGTGTTCACTGCCATAACGACTTCGGCTTAGCAACAGCTAATAGCATAGCCGGGGTTAGAGCAGGTGCTAGGCAGGTTCATGTTACTATAAATGGGATAGGTGAGAGGGCTGGGAATGCGAGTCTAGAGGAGGTGGTAATGGTGCTTAAGCTCCTATATGGCTATGAGGTGAATATAAGGACAGAGAAGCTTGTAGAGGTATCCAACCTAGTCTCAAGGCTAACAGGTATACCGGTGCAGCCTAATAAGGCTATTGTTGGTAGAAACGCCTTTGGACATGAGAGTGGGATACATACACATGGTATACTGAGAAACCCAGCTACATATGAGCCCTTCCCACCTGAGCTCGTTGGTGCTAGGAGATGGCTGGCTGTGGGTAAACATGCTGGATCACATGGTATTAGAGCTAGGCTCGAGGAGCTAGGCTTTAGAGTAGACGAATCGCAGCTGAAGGCTATAGTGGCTAGGGTTAAATCTCTGGGGGATATGGGTAGAAGGGTTACTGATAAGGATCTCATAAGCATTGCAAGAGAGGTTCTAGGTATCAGGGAACATGGGGAAGGAGAAATAGCTAGGCTATCCGGGATCGAGGTTTATACATCAGAGCTCGGTGTAGCAACCGCTATAAAAGTGCTTATAAAAGGTGATAACACCGTGTTCCATGGAAAGGGTAGGAGTGGGTTTGAAGCAATCTTAGATGCAGCAGCTAACATGCTGAGGGGATATGGTATTAGGATAAAGGATCACGAGATCAGAGTTGGTAGAGCAGGTAGTGTAGATGTAGAAGCTATAGTAACTATAGAAGATGCAGGTGGGAGAACTATAACTACGAGCTCTATTAGACCCGATATGTATTGGGCATTTGCAGAGGCGGTGGTTGAGGCTCTCAACATAGCATTATCATATAAAGATAGTAGAGGATAG